A window of Pyrobaculum aerophilum str. IM2 contains these coding sequences:
- a CDS encoding CRISPR-associated endonuclease Cas3'', translating into MTCHAWKGDQCVEEYGRHIKRALTVWEKLRPIYFPAVRRAIGVDLDVVEYAIVVHDLGKLAKAYQVGRRGEYTHEVVSAYFAYKGLEPVVGDEIAAVVAAAVLLHHEPILTSAYISGLGERYLPIYAVRKMLEEHDLSPACDPLAEAGDAVNKYPELKKELERWGNGGLTPRDMLEVVKEIVVQTAVGDSARLHAMRAKAAAVLYPLVVSDSVAAHVGRSLCGCDERDKKGTKIVDLALKGAEPLDVEALRRELC; encoded by the coding sequence ATGACGTGTCACGCTTGGAAAGGGGACCAGTGCGTTGAGGAGTACGGACGCCATATTAAAAGGGCCCTGACGGTGTGGGAAAAGCTGAGACCCATATACTTCCCGGCGGTTAGAAGAGCTATTGGGGTTGATTTAGACGTCGTGGAATATGCCATAGTAGTCCACGACTTGGGAAAGCTAGCCAAGGCGTACCAGGTAGGGAGGCGAGGGGAATATACGCACGAAGTGGTGAGCGCCTACTTCGCCTACAAAGGCCTAGAGCCCGTCGTCGGGGATGAGATCGCCGCGGTGGTCGCCGCGGCCGTCCTCCTTCACCACGAGCCGATACTGACCTCGGCATATATCTCAGGGCTCGGCGAGAGGTATCTGCCCATATATGCCGTGAGGAAGATGTTGGAAGAACATGACCTTTCCCCAGCCTGCGACCCGCTGGCCGAGGCAGGCGATGCGGTAAATAAGTACCCCGAGTTAAAGAAGGAGCTAGAGCGCTGGGGTAACGGCGGGTTAACGCCGCGGGATATGCTTGAGGTAGTTAAGGAGATAGTTGTACAGACCGCCGTCGGAGACTCGGCGCGTTTACACGCGATGAGGGCTAAGGCGGCAGCTGTGTTGTACCCCCTTGTAGTTTCAGACTCGGTGGCAGCCCACGTGGGTAGGTCGCTCTGCGGATGCGACGAGAGAGACAAGAAAGGGACAAAAATCGTAGATCTAGCACTGAAGGGGGCCGAGCCCTTAGATGTAGAGGCGCTGAGGAGGGAGCTATGTTGA
- the cas5a gene encoding type I-A CRISPR-associated protein Cas5a — translation MNILLVKLRLPLFSIKHYETYQVAATLPFIPPSTVVGALVQAAARGGLCEGDCLAEVRGWIYKARDVAAPTVKFPVVLKRARGVLEEGKLPLSGEELGGYFDAMVREYAYVAEKAVLVVPSAEAHIGRLEKALWLLERVGDTESYVSVRGVEVLNARPCGAGEVDVAVKLAKVAGGAHLVVRAGDEDGTLSDFAVPLATGGKGYYTPTKIAVKSDVFCAGDVAFPAGHDW, via the coding sequence ATGAATATCTTGCTGGTGAAGTTAAGGTTGCCTTTGTTTTCAATTAAGCATTACGAGACGTATCAAGTCGCCGCTACGCTTCCATTCATTCCGCCGTCCACAGTGGTGGGGGCGCTTGTCCAAGCCGCCGCCCGTGGAGGGCTCTGTGAGGGGGATTGTCTCGCGGAGGTACGCGGCTGGATCTATAAGGCAAGGGACGTGGCGGCGCCCACGGTCAAGTTCCCGGTGGTGTTAAAAAGGGCTAGGGGGGTGCTGGAGGAAGGGAAGCTACCGCTGTCTGGCGAGGAGTTAGGAGGTTATTTTGATGCCATGGTTAGAGAATACGCTTACGTAGCGGAAAAAGCAGTCCTTGTGGTGCCCAGCGCCGAGGCGCACATAGGTAGGCTTGAGAAGGCCTTATGGTTATTGGAGAGGGTTGGCGATACGGAGTCCTATGTCTCTGTGAGGGGGGTGGAAGTGCTTAACGCAAGACCGTGCGGCGCGGGGGAGGTGGACGTGGCCGTCAAGCTGGCCAAAGTCGCTGGCGGGGCGCACCTAGTGGTAAGGGCCGGAGACGAGGACGGGACGCTGTCAGACTTCGCCGTACCTCTCGCGACAGGTGGAAAAGGCTATTATACTCCTACAAAAATAGCAGTAAAGAGCGACGTCTTCTGCGCCGGAGATGTCGCGTTTCCTGCGGGTCATGACTGGTGA
- the cas8a2 gene encoding type I-A CRISPR-associated protein Cas8a2/Csa4, with the protein MLKEIYTPGHDVFADTLIMHGVVRHLAASGIVEGYVERLGERYKISFEGEPRALADIESVELLLFEIERYVVDGEEPVGRLRKIFDANINISATRSWLAQLSEALVNAELSVFTLDHKAKFREGRTASRRLSTVYLTLSPIYGKYFIENRVAKENKAFGVCHTCFAYLNIGFLYGATTIVIITRDGRRVVQLTPAPRGRISIADLALLQRLTEGYLVRSQEMPTLAYPLYWLSTGETLYATEESLDILVWVTEKRGNFQRVTDAMALDLSRIMEFIAEVKNKTRGWPKFVECLALEGPEILAQLTEVVLFGGDEYTVVRALSTSGKCAEDWRQVDILAEILFTWKLK; encoded by the coding sequence ATGTTGAAGGAGATATACACCCCGGGCCACGACGTATTTGCCGACACATTGATAATGCACGGCGTTGTGAGGCACCTCGCGGCCTCCGGCATCGTCGAGGGATACGTCGAAAGGCTGGGCGAGAGGTACAAGATATCGTTCGAGGGCGAACCCCGAGCCTTGGCCGATATCGAATCCGTTGAGCTCCTCTTGTTCGAAATAGAGCGTTACGTCGTAGATGGAGAAGAGCCCGTGGGCCGTCTCCGCAAGATATTTGACGCCAACATAAACATCAGCGCGACGAGAAGCTGGCTCGCCCAGCTCAGCGAGGCATTGGTGAACGCGGAACTCAGCGTATTTACCCTGGACCACAAGGCGAAATTCAGAGAGGGAAGGACAGCCTCCAGAAGGCTGTCTACGGTATACCTCACGCTGTCGCCGATATATGGTAAGTATTTTATTGAAAACAGAGTGGCAAAAGAGAATAAGGCTTTCGGCGTTTGTCATACGTGTTTCGCCTACTTGAATATAGGCTTTTTATACGGAGCGACTACAATAGTCATAATCACACGTGATGGGAGGAGGGTAGTGCAGCTGACACCAGCGCCAAGAGGGCGCATATCTATAGCCGACCTAGCTCTCCTCCAGAGACTAACGGAGGGTTATCTCGTCAGGAGCCAGGAGATGCCCACACTGGCCTATCCCCTCTACTGGCTCTCAACCGGAGAGACCCTATACGCCACGGAGGAATCTCTGGACATTTTGGTATGGGTAACCGAGAAGCGTGGGAACTTCCAACGGGTTACCGACGCGATGGCGCTCGATCTAAGCAGAATAATGGAGTTCATAGCCGAGGTCAAGAACAAGACGAGGGGATGGCCTAAATTTGTAGAATGCCTAGCCTTAGAAGGTCCCGAGATATTAGCGCAACTAACCGAGGTCGTGTTGTTCGGCGGCGATGAATACACCGTAGTGAGGGCTCTATCTACTAGTGGTAAATGCGCCGAGGATTGGAGACAAGTTGATATATTAGCTGAAATTCTATTTACATGGAAATTAAAATAA
- the cas4 gene encoding CRISPR-associated protein Cas4 translates to MSTCINPSLIRQYLYCPAAAYYIMTGAAEPPTERMRAGKEVQREAVEAVAKALGAEKIEHSPRLEGGGLCGVVDAVLWLRGRPAPLEVKLAKPPRKIPVHHKAQAAAYAVAAQHHYGKAVASAYIYYTETGEVKYIALTRDLVELVKHTAQQIRKIQNGWTPTPAYHPAKCPSCWYRKYCGFTSPHVEKI, encoded by the coding sequence ATGTCGACTTGTATTAACCCCTCGCTGATTAGACAATACCTCTACTGCCCAGCCGCGGCCTATTACATAATGACCGGCGCCGCGGAGCCCCCCACTGAGCGCATGAGGGCCGGCAAGGAGGTGCAGAGAGAGGCCGTAGAGGCGGTGGCAAAGGCCCTAGGCGCCGAGAAAATAGAACACAGCCCCCGCCTAGAGGGAGGAGGCTTGTGCGGAGTAGTAGACGCAGTGCTGTGGCTGAGAGGAAGGCCCGCCCCCCTAGAGGTAAAACTGGCCAAGCCCCCCAGGAAAATTCCCGTCCACCACAAGGCACAAGCCGCGGCCTACGCAGTCGCCGCCCAACACCACTACGGCAAAGCCGTCGCCTCGGCCTATATATACTACACGGAGACAGGAGAGGTAAAATACATAGCCCTGACCCGCGACCTCGTAGAGCTAGTAAAACATACGGCCCAGCAGATAAGGAAAATACAAAACGGCTGGACCCCCACACCCGCCTACCACCCGGCCAAATGCCCCAGTTGCTGGTACCGTAAATACTGCGGCTTCACATCTCCCCACGTAGAAAAAATCTAA
- the cas2 gene encoding CRISPR-associated endonuclease Cas2 — MYVVVAYDITEDEVRNKVADALKAYGLERIQRSVFVGRINPALLKDLVERLKRITKGANADITIFKVDRRAIDTAIRIGPPPPARKNVDLY, encoded by the coding sequence ATGTACGTCGTAGTTGCATACGACATAACAGAAGACGAAGTTAGAAATAAAGTGGCAGACGCCCTAAAGGCCTACGGCCTGGAGAGAATACAACGCTCTGTCTTCGTCGGCCGCATAAACCCAGCCCTTTTAAAAGACCTCGTGGAGAGGCTCAAGCGGATTACCAAAGGGGCGAATGCGGACATCACTATCTTTAAAGTCGACAGGCGGGCCATAGACACGGCGATAAGAATAGGCCCGCCCCCGCCGGCGAGGAAAAATGTCGACTTGTATTAA
- a CDS encoding phosphoribosylaminoimidazolesuccinocarboxamide synthase codes for MELVYEGKAKRVYKHGDFYIMEFKDEVTAGDGAVKAQAPGKGALTAELSALLFKYLSRVVETHFVEYKPPNALAVIPAEVIPVEVIVRFKAYGSQLRRMPRLRELQHLSRPLVEFHYKDDALHDPLVYPQEVVEAGLAAPQEVEAIEEMAVRAASALRDLYARAGCDFIDVKFEFGRRGGRLILVDEVSGDTFRLLCRGEHLDKEYFRKTKDVNGLIERYRDLLQITKETFTRI; via the coding sequence GTGGAGCTTGTATACGAGGGCAAGGCCAAACGGGTTTACAAACACGGCGATTTTTACATAATGGAGTTTAAAGACGAGGTGACCGCGGGAGACGGCGCGGTTAAGGCCCAGGCCCCCGGGAAAGGCGCCTTGACGGCGGAGCTATCTGCGTTGCTCTTCAAATACCTAAGCCGAGTCGTGGAGACTCACTTTGTCGAATACAAGCCTCCCAACGCCCTCGCCGTGATCCCCGCCGAGGTTATCCCAGTGGAAGTAATAGTCCGCTTTAAGGCTTACGGCAGTCAACTGAGGCGGATGCCCAGACTGAGGGAGCTCCAGCACCTGTCGAGGCCACTCGTGGAGTTCCACTACAAAGACGACGCGCTCCACGACCCCCTCGTATACCCCCAGGAGGTAGTTGAGGCCGGCCTGGCCGCCCCTCAGGAGGTTGAGGCTATTGAGGAGATGGCCGTGAGGGCCGCCTCAGCTTTGAGGGATTTATACGCAAGGGCGGGGTGCGATTTTATAGACGTCAAGTTTGAATTCGGGCGCCGCGGGGGGAGGCTTATTTTAGTGGACGAGGTGTCCGGCGACACTTTTAGGCTCTTGTGCCGCGGCGAGCATTTAGACAAGGAGTATTTTAGAAAAACTAAAGACGTCAACGGCTTAATAGAGAGATATAGAGACTTACTACAAATTACAAAAGAAACATTTACACGTATATAG
- a CDS encoding CRISPR-associated transcriptional regulator Csa3 — protein sequence MRLAVTVGFDARLVVRALANIPAREVTLVRGATGNEGDAKSKEAVAEIIKALGKGTEYVVNLRDPAEGLRQFYSLQFDEIALAGGPRLLILLGFVVAALKKARIFVVPEYSSEAIDVSGLAAVTKLFGLSRRKLEILAVLDGEKDVDTIAREVGLDNSTVYRHLVTLEEEGLTKSVGKRGKRYHTDKLISTLSSLILKTEP from the coding sequence ATGCGCCTAGCAGTTACTGTGGGGTTTGACGCACGGCTAGTTGTAAGAGCCTTGGCCAATATACCGGCGCGCGAAGTAACCCTCGTACGCGGTGCCACGGGCAACGAAGGCGACGCCAAGTCCAAGGAGGCGGTAGCGGAGATTATAAAGGCTTTAGGCAAAGGCACTGAGTATGTAGTAAATCTCCGCGATCCTGCAGAGGGCTTACGGCAATTTTATTCTCTCCAATTCGATGAGATTGCTCTAGCTGGCGGCCCCCGACTCCTCATATTGCTGGGATTTGTTGTTGCAGCGTTGAAAAAGGCGAGGATATTCGTGGTACCCGAATACAGTAGTGAGGCGATAGACGTCAGCGGACTTGCCGCAGTAACAAAACTTTTTGGGCTGTCTAGAAGAAAACTGGAAATTCTCGCCGTTTTGGACGGCGAAAAAGATGTCGATACTATTGCACGAGAAGTGGGGCTGGACAACTCCACCGTATACCGCCATTTAGTGACTTTAGAGGAGGAAGGCTTAACAAAGAGTGTGGGTAAAAGGGGAAAAAGATACCACACTGACAAGCTGATTTCGACACTTTCCTCACTAATCTTAAAGACGGAGCCATGA
- the cas6 gene encoding CRISPR-associated endoribonuclease Cas6, which produces MSVVVVRGRSPEAIPLLGFTGTVVESLVVSLLGRELHDVKPKPFSVTPFFVGGRPAVDKAMVAPGDLLEFRVSFAGRELAEKFIAKIMQGYTLFGRRVVVEELEFYDVFSQPTPQTGCFKLEFLTPLRFAVKPLYKRKRAIFDFLPRPLSVFKSAVKHGRELGLLRLGAPFLRWVHTYVALTDFGCPGRCIITVRLPNGGIARGFVGWALYRAFGKRRLADMWKTLRFAEAFNIGSGRGMGLGVVRATPLECPS; this is translated from the coding sequence GTGTCCGTCGTCGTGGTGCGGGGAAGGTCGCCCGAGGCGATTCCTCTGCTGGGCTTCACGGGGACTGTAGTGGAGTCGCTTGTAGTATCTCTCCTCGGCCGTGAGCTTCACGACGTCAAGCCGAAGCCGTTTTCAGTAACGCCATTCTTCGTAGGGGGGAGGCCCGCGGTTGACAAAGCCATGGTCGCTCCCGGAGACTTGTTGGAGTTCCGCGTGTCTTTCGCCGGGAGGGAGCTTGCGGAGAAGTTCATAGCAAAAATCATGCAAGGCTATACGCTATTCGGCAGGCGCGTTGTGGTGGAGGAGCTGGAGTTCTACGACGTTTTCTCTCAGCCCACCCCCCAGACGGGGTGTTTCAAGCTTGAGTTCCTCACACCGCTAAGATTCGCCGTGAAGCCCTTGTACAAGAGAAAACGCGCTATATTTGACTTCTTGCCGCGCCCCCTCTCCGTCTTTAAATCGGCTGTTAAACACGGCAGAGAGCTGGGCCTCTTGAGGCTTGGGGCGCCTTTCCTCCGCTGGGTCCACACCTATGTGGCTCTCACGGATTTTGGATGCCCCGGGAGGTGCATCATAACCGTACGGCTCCCAAACGGGGGGATCGCGAGGGGCTTCGTCGGCTGGGCGTTATACCGCGCCTTCGGGAAGAGGCGACTAGCAGATATGTGGAAAACGCTACGCTTTGCCGAGGCTTTTAATATCGGTTCTGGTCGCGGGATGGGGCTAGGAGTGGTTAGGGCGACCCCCCTCGAGTGCCCCAGCTGA
- the cas3 gene encoding CRISPR-associated helicase Cas3' yields MTGDVQVEKVAEIVKDLIKAWQRANKREVKVDEEALRRQAEIAAEILRGFYRNGGGRLVLLKAPTGAGKTEIFASLYFYQVASGVWHTGRMYVVEPVHALLEQMAKRFGTYGKAFRVKVEEDHGEVKRPTYLYTAPITLTTVDSYAYAYLAQRVDKWIERGNLTGRFTMPVGLMMHAITVFDEAHLVQDEVYLGPRALARIICYLVNAGAYVVFSSATLPTAFIKEFKSRCATVEERILSSRPRKVNIEFRKAELTPNDVDCSKGALIIVNTVPRARRFYKDLKEKCKGKKIYVLHSLLTRGDRERTLRELEELEEKKRINEAIVVGTQTLEVGIDYSFTRLYTDLSPLDSLIQRIGRVGRRGDPAEILVFQPERPEPYRKDLLEKTAPKLDSLEKMLGDAAKLGELLDEVYDEKIVEDMSKKGDSLYVQFLDYLENLHLYSLPPETHPQIKPSLYVDLYLLTTKDVDKETKELLISREELLRRRMRISFSYRRLDRLENILGLFDSCEKGGLERDDEKLKFNNWNRVSTREWIREGSLVILCDDVDRATTKLD; encoded by the coding sequence ATGACTGGTGACGTACAAGTCGAGAAGGTAGCCGAAATCGTCAAAGACTTGATAAAGGCGTGGCAAAGGGCCAATAAAAGGGAAGTCAAGGTAGATGAGGAGGCGTTGCGTCGACAAGCAGAGATAGCGGCGGAAATACTCCGGGGTTTCTACCGCAACGGCGGTGGAAGGCTTGTGTTGCTTAAGGCGCCGACTGGAGCGGGCAAGACTGAAATCTTCGCATCTCTTTACTTCTATCAAGTCGCTAGCGGTGTATGGCACACCGGCCGCATGTACGTAGTAGAGCCTGTCCATGCCCTCTTGGAGCAGATGGCAAAGCGGTTTGGAACATACGGCAAAGCCTTTAGAGTAAAAGTGGAGGAAGATCACGGTGAAGTCAAAAGACCGACCTACCTCTACACAGCGCCGATTACCCTCACAACAGTGGACTCCTATGCCTATGCATACCTAGCCCAAAGGGTGGATAAATGGATTGAACGCGGCAACTTGACGGGCAGGTTTACGATGCCCGTGGGGCTTATGATGCACGCAATCACGGTCTTCGACGAAGCCCACTTAGTGCAAGACGAGGTCTACCTAGGGCCCAGGGCGCTGGCCAGAATTATATGCTATTTGGTCAACGCTGGCGCCTACGTGGTCTTCTCCTCGGCTACTCTACCTACGGCATTTATCAAAGAGTTTAAGAGCCGATGTGCGACCGTAGAGGAACGCATCCTATCTAGCAGGCCGAGAAAAGTAAATATAGAGTTCCGAAAAGCCGAGTTGACTCCAAACGACGTAGATTGCTCTAAAGGCGCATTGATAATAGTCAATACGGTGCCCAGAGCTAGGAGGTTTTACAAAGACTTAAAGGAAAAATGCAAAGGAAAGAAAATATATGTTCTTCATTCACTGCTAACCCGAGGAGATCGCGAGAGAACGCTCAGAGAGCTTGAGGAGCTGGAGGAGAAAAAAAGAATTAACGAGGCTATAGTCGTGGGCACTCAGACGCTAGAAGTTGGAATCGATTACTCCTTCACTCGGTTATACACAGACCTGTCTCCTCTGGACAGCTTGATTCAGCGAATTGGCAGGGTTGGGAGGAGGGGAGATCCGGCGGAAATCCTGGTGTTCCAGCCCGAAAGGCCGGAGCCTTATAGGAAGGATTTGTTGGAGAAGACTGCGCCTAAGCTGGACTCGCTTGAAAAAATGCTGGGTGACGCGGCCAAGCTGGGCGAGCTATTGGATGAAGTTTATGACGAAAAGATAGTGGAGGATATGTCGAAGAAAGGCGATAGCCTTTACGTGCAGTTTCTCGACTATCTGGAGAACCTCCACCTCTACTCTCTACCACCTGAGACTCACCCTCAGATCAAGCCATCTTTATACGTCGACTTATACCTCCTAACGACAAAGGATGTGGATAAAGAAACAAAAGAGTTGTTAATAAGTCGAGAAGAGCTCTTGAGGCGGAGGATGAGGATCTCCTTCTCTTATAGGCGTCTGGATAGGCTCGAAAACATACTTGGTTTATTTGACTCTTGCGAAAAGGGCGGACTGGAGAGAGACGACGAAAAATTAAAATTCAATAATTGGAACCGCGTAAGCACACGCGAGTGGATCCGCGAAGGCTCGCTTGTCATCTTATGCGACGACGTAGATAGGGCTACGACGAAGCTGGACTAA
- the cas1 gene encoding CRISPR-associated endonuclease Cas1, which yields MQIVVASYGARIRAKKGLLIVEGREGRREYPLHQVDEVLLLTGGISISTRALRALLRAGAVVAVFDQRGEPLGIFMKPVGDATGAKRLCQYAAATDGRGLQLAKKWVWLKIRGQLENLKRWRRRLGKYGTYAESISKAINALASAATPREVMEAEAAAAEAYWAAYREITGFPGRDQEGRDPVNAGLNYGYGILKALCFKSILLAGLDPYVGFLHADKSGRPSLVLDFMEQWRPRVDAVVAQLAEELEAENGLLTHKSRLRLAAAVLEEFNATGRPLSAEIHREARSIAKALCTS from the coding sequence ATGCAGATCGTAGTCGCTAGCTACGGGGCGAGAATAAGGGCAAAGAAGGGGCTGTTAATCGTGGAGGGGAGGGAGGGGAGGCGGGAGTACCCCCTCCACCAAGTAGACGAGGTGTTGCTCTTAACTGGCGGCATTTCTATATCGACTAGGGCCTTGAGGGCCTTGCTGAGGGCAGGGGCAGTGGTGGCTGTGTTCGACCAGAGGGGCGAGCCCCTGGGCATTTTCATGAAGCCTGTGGGAGACGCCACCGGGGCCAAGAGGCTGTGCCAATACGCAGCGGCCACAGACGGGAGGGGGCTACAGCTGGCCAAGAAGTGGGTCTGGCTTAAAATCCGCGGCCAGCTGGAGAATTTAAAGAGGTGGAGGAGGCGGCTCGGGAAGTACGGCACATACGCCGAGTCTATCTCCAAGGCCATAAACGCCCTGGCCTCAGCCGCGACGCCCCGCGAGGTAATGGAGGCCGAGGCGGCCGCCGCGGAGGCCTACTGGGCCGCCTACCGGGAAATAACTGGATTCCCCGGCAGGGATCAAGAAGGCCGCGACCCTGTAAACGCAGGGCTTAACTACGGCTACGGCATTCTAAAGGCCCTATGCTTTAAGTCAATACTCCTGGCGGGGCTGGACCCCTACGTGGGCTTTCTCCACGCGGACAAATCGGGGAGGCCCTCCCTAGTCCTAGACTTCATGGAGCAGTGGAGGCCCAGAGTCGACGCCGTGGTGGCCCAATTGGCGGAGGAGCTTGAGGCGGAAAACGGCCTCTTAACTCACAAGTCCAGGCTGAGGCTGGCGGCTGCTGTGCTGGAGGAGTTCAACGCAACCGGGAGGCCCCTCTCGGCAGAGATACACAGAGAGGCGAGGTCTATTGCCAAGGCTTTATGTACGTCGTAG
- the cas4a gene encoding type I-A CRISPR-associated protein Cas4/Csa1, with the protein MLTLQEIARLLRRAKITWGPVEISPEYRGWNYDKPPVKPPAYLGLALSDFAYGYCPTGRNIYLKYVLGERGAAVKALVEGQALHQALFKALEDYKKYAYSGHPMSPSFEGVPEDVRPKAEALYKYVATRLLGEHSYVSAARLARSRDSAVFYTAPIATQVAVDGSPLGMSYVVADGVALGAVIEFKFGPAQNVDAALAGYAMAIEADWGVPIDYGIHVQITVNSTVEYKATAYPLGDSARTKFLELRDEAIDIVIAGRDPGVAPDCPKTCPFYHICHADRSR; encoded by the coding sequence GTGTTAACTCTTCAGGAAATCGCCCGCCTCCTCAGGAGGGCCAAGATCACCTGGGGCCCCGTGGAGATCAGTCCCGAATACAGGGGCTGGAATTACGACAAGCCCCCCGTCAAGCCTCCGGCCTACCTAGGCCTCGCCCTATCGGACTTCGCCTACGGGTACTGCCCAACGGGGCGGAATATCTATCTGAAATATGTATTGGGAGAGAGGGGGGCGGCCGTTAAGGCCCTTGTGGAGGGCCAAGCCCTGCATCAAGCCCTGTTCAAGGCCTTGGAGGACTACAAGAAATACGCCTACTCGGGACACCCCATGTCCCCCAGTTTTGAAGGCGTGCCGGAGGATGTGAGGCCCAAGGCAGAGGCGTTGTATAAATACGTCGCCACTAGGCTCCTTGGAGAGCACAGCTACGTCTCGGCGGCTAGGCTCGCCAGGAGCAGAGACTCAGCCGTTTTTTACACCGCTCCAATAGCGACGCAAGTCGCCGTGGACGGATCACCCCTGGGCATGAGCTACGTGGTCGCAGACGGGGTGGCGCTGGGCGCGGTGATTGAGTTTAAATTCGGCCCCGCTCAAAACGTCGACGCGGCGCTGGCGGGATACGCCATGGCTATAGAGGCCGACTGGGGAGTCCCCATAGACTACGGCATCCACGTCCAAATAACAGTCAACAGCACAGTTGAGTATAAAGCCACTGCGTACCCCTTGGGAGACTCGGCGAGGACGAAATTCCTAGAGCTTAGGGATGAGGCTATTGACATTGTAATCGCCGGGAGGGATCCGGGGGTTGCGCCCGACTGCCCCAAGACCTGCCCCTTCTACCACATTTGCCATGCAGATCGTAGTCGCTAG
- the cas7a gene encoding type I-A CRISPR-associated protein Cas7/Csa2 has product MVYVRVTARVEVQVSALSGLGAIGNYNQVATARILHNGALYEVPVITGNALKHWHAVYAVEAYQALGGNMLNELCKRGIGLRGFTVDSTLKNPKPVTDECEALKDFCNDLHGFLSPQEEKPVKRDSLVKISFAVPVLEEGNLKAVAKFAVQHNRVVPPTVNVKQKEGEGMMLFKQEYGTGLYAFALRMDLAHIGNPLFDECNAEFQSDERKRRAKASVLALLPLLTGAGSKQARALPIVAVREVLVAVSEKPMPNLIHAVYPDYCETSIDTVGAYLNGIGDTAKFYYYGGRCNADKVGNKINFKKVGSLHELIDAVINDVQSWIR; this is encoded by the coding sequence ATGGTCTACGTCAGAGTGACGGCCCGGGTGGAGGTGCAAGTTAGCGCGTTGTCCGGTCTTGGCGCTATCGGCAATTATAACCAGGTGGCAACCGCGAGAATCCTCCACAACGGCGCCTTGTATGAAGTGCCGGTGATCACGGGCAACGCCTTGAAGCATTGGCACGCCGTATATGCCGTAGAGGCCTATCAAGCTTTAGGGGGGAATATGCTCAACGAGCTGTGCAAGAGGGGGATTGGGCTCAGAGGATTCACTGTCGATTCCACGCTAAAAAATCCCAAACCAGTAACGGACGAGTGCGAAGCGCTGAAGGACTTCTGCAATGATCTTCACGGCTTCTTGTCCCCGCAAGAGGAGAAACCCGTAAAGCGCGACTCTTTGGTGAAGATCTCTTTCGCTGTGCCGGTGCTCGAGGAGGGGAACCTCAAGGCAGTGGCTAAGTTCGCAGTACAGCACAACCGCGTGGTGCCCCCTACTGTCAACGTGAAGCAGAAGGAGGGTGAGGGCATGATGCTGTTTAAGCAGGAATACGGCACTGGCCTCTATGCATTCGCCCTGAGGATGGACTTGGCCCATATAGGGAATCCCCTTTTCGATGAATGCAATGCAGAGTTCCAGTCAGATGAACGGAAGAGGAGAGCAAAGGCGTCTGTCTTGGCATTATTACCCTTGCTGACAGGCGCGGGCTCGAAACAAGCGAGGGCTCTGCCTATAGTGGCAGTTAGGGAAGTTTTGGTCGCTGTATCCGAGAAGCCTATGCCTAACTTAATCCACGCAGTGTATCCGGATTACTGTGAGACATCTATCGACACAGTGGGCGCCTACTTAAATGGGATAGGCGACACAGCCAAATTCTACTACTATGGAGGTAGGTGTAACGCTGACAAGGTCGGCAATAAAATAAACTTTAAGAAGGTGGGTTCATTACATGAATTGATAGACGCCGTTATTAATGACGTGCAGAGCTGGATTAGATGA